DNA sequence from the Lodderomyces elongisporus chromosome 5, complete sequence genome:
AGGATTTGAAATGATTTTgtctatattttttttttcgttatATTTAATTACTCTGATCCtcctttatatatacatatatatatatatacatagcGAATGTACCTGATCCTGTCAGTACTAATGACTTATGCTAAACACCATCACACCTACAAACAAGTATattaatgtttttttttatgttgcCTCTCCCTATTTCATGTTTGTAAAATCGGTTTCGCCATCTCTGTGACCATCACACTTGGCATTAGCACCGCAGGTGCAGCTGTCCTTAGTTCTTAAACCACATGAACAAGCATCGGAAGCAGCAGGAGCAACATTCTCAACTGTAGCCTTGTCACAATTACATTTCAATGCAGGACGAGCACCACAGGAGCAAGTAGACTTTTGagcacacacacattcaGAAGCTGAGCAGAccattttttgttccttttgtttatttgtttgtttgtatttatCTGTAATTCAAAATTAGTTTCTCTAGACTATTTGTACTAGGGTTGCaaatctttattttgtataGTTGACTGGATTTAGTTGAactaataaataaagaggaattgaaagaatgcgatggaaaacaaacaagaaaagaaaaatagaagaagaaaaagaagaagagaaaaatacaAGAATGGAAATTTACCCTGGTTTATAAATACTTTGAAAAAGGCTTGAAGTAGATGGGTAAAACAAGTTTCTGTATCAATACCAGTCACTAGGAAATCTCTTCATTGTGTAATGGTAATCAGCCGATTATAATAATACGCcttgtcttttgttttctttttctgtgTTTTCtgttccttcttttttttttttgcaatttgcaaCTTGCGGTATTTGGTCTGATTATGTAATACACGTGCAATAATTTAGCCAATGACAAGCCTTGCATTTGTCATGCTTACCTTTTTATCACTCTTGGCttacaaattcaaaatgtTGCCAAATCTACTCTGAAGTCGTAATCCtttaaatttcaaattttagGAAGTGgttgaaaagaaggaggaagGGTGAGACTATCACGACTCCTTACTCTCCCATAATGGTATAATTAAGTAAGTGATTCTTTGCTACCAATAAGGTTTGGTCATCAAAAAATTCTGTTGTTAAACTCacattttcttcatcactCCTAACTTTAAACCCGTTCTCTTCAATCACTTTCTCATCCCTGTTGAAGCTTCTGGTTGAGTCAAGAATCAATTAGTCAACAAGCTTTGTCTTTGATATCCAGTCTTtcaaatttcttctttactcACTGCATCACATTATCATCCTGCTTTCTCCTCTTCTCCTCCCCCCTCCTCCTCGTcccctcctttttttctttgaactGATTTACAAACAGATCCTCTAACTTCACAAATAATTGACCAAGACACAGTAATTTTTCAGCATGTAAAATATACAAGAAATTTAAAAGGAAGGCAAAATATTTTTAAAGTCTTGATACAAATCTTATTTGACATTACAAACTTCTCAATTAGAGttaaaagtaaataaaaaacaagaaaaacaaaaacaaaaacaaaaacaaaaacaaagacaaagacaaagacaaagacaaagacaaagacaaagacaaagacaaagacaaagacaaagacaaagacaaagacaaagacaaagacaaagacaaagacaaagacaaagacaaagacaaagacaaagacaaagacaaagacaaagacaaagacaaagacaaagacaaagacaaagacaaagacaaagacaaagacaaagacaaagacaaagacataAAGGCAAAGCAGTTCACCTCAAAATTTTAGATACTATTTAAATGTTTACTATTAAAAGCTAAATCATTATTCATCGCATTGCAATaaacattttctttcttttttataacATCATTTCACCCCTTTCATCCCTTTGCACTACACACAAATAAATATCCTCAAAGTTTGGCTTCATCAAAGGCTGGCATAGTACTTCCACCTCTCCTTGAAAGGTCCCAATTCATCTGTTGACCCTTCCGTAATATCCTTTAAACTTTTTAATGTATTTTCACTGGTAACATCTTCAACAGGAACAATATTGGTCTCGGTGTTACTGGTGCCTGCACCTTGAACGTCTCTAACCTTTGATATCTCCTCCGTGTACACTTGTGAAAACGACTTGTTTTGCgtattgctgctgctgttgttgttgttattgttgttgtcttCATCAGCATTATCATCGAGATCATTAACATGCTCGTTGTCATGATGATCGGCTCCTTGTTGCTCATCTCTCATAACACGTGGTGATAGTAATGACCTGCTGTGTTCTCTATCCAAAAACACATtatcctcatcatcatctagTGTTCTTCTCCTCTTTAGACTATCTCTATTGACGTCTTCGctacttcttctctttgatCTCCTGGCTTTActgctgctgatgctgttactattactactgcCGCTTAGTTCAATTGTGTTCAAAGCGGGTAATGGCTCATCGCTCGAGCTGCTGGATAATAGATTGCTACCACTACTGAGTCCACTACTGGGCCCACTACCTCTACCACTTTCATGCAATTGGCTACTCGAGCCCAATTGCGGTGGCTGAAGATCATTTTCACCCTCGTCATCGCGCGTTACTGCGTCCAAGATCGGTGTGTTGTGCAACGACCCACTTCTCGTGCCAGTGTACTTTGGTGTATTGGGGAATTTTCTCAAATGTGgctcaccaccaccaccaccaccaccagcatCACTACTTGGATGAGGCGAAGTGATTGTCAATCTCGATGGCTCGCTGGGTAAATCAGACTTGAGAACCGGTGGTTCAGGAAATGTGGGAGACGAGTTAAGGATAGTTTGTAAAACTGCTGATCGACCAGATATGGGAGTCCTCAGTTTTCGTGGTGAGATTGATACTCTTTGGTATGCATCGAGAGATTGACGAATAGTCAGAATCCGTACAGGGGAACCTTTAGCATGGTCCTCTTTTCGACGAGGCGACTGCCAACTTGAACCAAGTCGAGACGGATGTTGAAGGTTCACATTATCAGATAATTTTGGGACATCATTGTCTAAATTGAAACGTGTTCGctggttctggttctggtggtggtgctgttgttgcagaGACGTCAGCGTCAGCGTATGCTTTTGCGGTGTCGATGAGGTTGGCTTACGAGATGAGTCTTGTTCTGTTGACCACGTTGGCGTTTCTTCGTCCAACACACGCTTTAAATGTGCATTTCTAAGCTCTTGCGTTTCACCAATTGCTTTCAATTCGTCATGGGCTTCCTTCTGCTCCAAAGCATTGATTAAATCTGTATTTGCATTCACCTCCACGATTGGGGCTTCATACGTATCAAGGACCACATTTGCAGACAGTTCGAAAaactttttccaaaacccTGTACtctgtttaatttttgagCTTTCCTTCATATATTCAGATATAGTGGGCTTAATTAAATCATTTAGGATGGCATTGGCTCGTGACAATTTCCGATCGATATCTTGTAAAACAATGGTTGTATCCTGGTCCAATTGTTCCAATATTTCTCTGGCTTTCTGATCTTCCAGTAAGATTTTTGATGTCCTTCTAACGGACCCAGGTGCAATAGATAAACGCTTCATTCTTGGTTCGTGCAAGCAGGGATGGAACCACAATAAATCTATAAGTATGTGTTGATACAgaatctttcttctttgtttacATTACATAGGGGGAATAGTAAATATCTcgtttttccctttttttctttttttttactttgttttttttttgtttgtttttttggtgttgtttttatttttgcgCACTTGGTGCGTGTATGATAAAAATGCGTTCCGCAACACGCGTTGTGTTTTACAATAGACGAGTTTAGCAAATAGTGAAGAAACGAGCAttaggcaaaaaaaaagggaggAGTGAAAGTGAGAGTGAGAGTGAGAATTCAAGAACCAAAGAACTAAAGATCCAGAATTTGAGATCGATTGCTCTGCTTCTAAGCAATAAATACTCTTCACAGAACCaatcacttttttttcactacaacagagaggaaaagagaagaagaaaaaaaaaactatggGTAACATCATGTCAGTCTCCTTTGCTCCAGAATGTACGCCAGCCAAGAAAGAGTATGATGACTGTTTCAATAAATGGTATACCGAAAAGTTTTTAAAAGGCAAATcgattgaaaatgaatgcACAGAGTTTTGGGACAACTACATCGAATGTATAAATATCAACTTGGCCAAGCAGGGAATCAAACCAATGTTGGATAAAGCTAGGGAGGACCAGCCATTCTCTCATGAAGAGATGCAAGAATCGCTAAAGGAATCGGAGAAGAAATAATGATatgaaagaacaaagaaaaaaaaacacaagaGATAAATCAGATTAAATTATTAAAGACAACAAAACGAAATCGAAAACCGAAACCGAAAAGAAACCGAAACGATAACAGAAGCTATCGAGCTAAAATGATTTGGACTGAGTTGGGTTGGGATAACTAATAGAAACACGGCAATTAAATGTTTGAAGcgcatcatcattattaaaAACTACTCGACGCAAAAGTCCTCATCTCGAACCCGACTCTTTTATTCCATATAATCAGGATACGTGTAAATAGTTATATGTATAGAAAACCTGTCTATACATGAAGAACtggattttgttttttgcgAGTACATGATTTATTTCTGCTCTAGCGTTATTGTTACTGATGAAGTAAACATTTCATAGTCAATTCTCTTTGTTtatgtctttgtcttttgccttttgcttttgcttttttttttttttggtgctttcttcctcttttctcttcctctcttTTTACTCTGTCtcaaaaaaatgcaaacgGAACAAAACCTCATTCTTGCATAAGCCAAGTCTGCATCAGTTTTATTCACAAACTTACTGGCTCTTTTTTACCACTGGTTCTACTATTATcactttattcttttcattggtctttctttcattttttttaattcttttattaTATTGTTAATCATCTCGTTTTATCCttcccctttttttgttggctTTTTTCTCATGTTAGTTGAAGAAATACCCAAGCTGAGCAATGCAAATTCCACAACCGTTTATTTCAGCTCCTCCATAAATTTGACTGCTCGTCCTATCGGTGCCAGGTTTAACTCGAGCTTTAACAATAATAGCAATATCAAGAGTAGCAGTTCTATTTCAAGCAGCAGtaatggtagtagtggtggtggtggtggatcTGGCCCAACATCAACGAACCCTAAAGGAAGAGCAAAAGTCAATTACAATCTTAACCAACTATTTAATGCACAAACTCAAACAAAGGCTCAGCGAGATAGTGGACCTTCTAAATCTGCTCAGCAGATACAATTGGAAAGAGCAGTTCAAAAGAGATTAACCGAATTGAATCAGGAGTCTATAGGTAAAAGCTTCGAGTTGCCTAAAAATTTCCAATACAATAGCATCCACTCCAGCGGAGATAACAATCGTAATAATATGTCACATAAGTCGAGGCTTGGTAATACGCCtgcaacaaaaagaatCCTAGCAGCTCGAAGAAACTTGAATCTGTATTATGACGAAGAGAGAAATATCTTGATTATAAACACCATTCTAACATCGAATTACCAATTTATTGACTACGATGAGggcaacaacaccaacaacaacaccggCAAAGGGAACattaagaaacaaaaattaggAAACTCAAGACCAAAACTAAGAATATGCTGTGTTTGTGGGTCAAAGTCAAACTATGCACGCTGCTCTGCCTGTGGTTTATACTATTGTTGTGTCAGATGCAACAACTTACATTTGGAACTGAGATGCGCATAACACAATCAACATCAGAAAGACCAATGTACtaataatacaaaaaaaatatgatgGTCCTCCCCAGttgttttccttctttattttctttttcttttcttatcgTTTAtactgttgctgcttctaGCCATCTCAGGGcgtttgtatttttttttttggttcaatCCTAATAATACACCTCCCTTGACATCAACGATAAAGAATCCGTGTGAACAGGTGCTTGAATAGAGTGTGCTGTTGCAAGTTAGGGTACTAGGTAGTAGCAAGTGATGCTTCTCCTTGTATTATTGTATACTCTTTTGTTGCATCGATGTCGAGCGACAATAACAGAGTCAATGGACTATACAAAGTTGGTTCAGTTTGCTAATTTGGCTTCAGTCGGGTACTGCGTTTCACACGGTATCTCTACCGGGCGACTAGGAGATCCCGAAACGAATTGCTCTTTGAACGCTTGCAGCAATTCCATGTTGAAAGATGTTGAAATAATCCGCATCTTTGATTTCAACAAGATGAATGAAGTTGGAACCGGGTATTATGCGGTTGACAAAGAAAGGGAGACGATTATATTGGTGTTTAGAGGATCATCTTCAAACCGCGACTGGGCAACGAACTTGAACTTTGCGCCTATTGAATATACACCCATTGTACACGACAAGGAATTCACAGATGCTCCGGTGTATAACCAGCAAACATGCGAAGGATGCCAAGTTCATCGTGGATTTTATCAGTTTTTAAAAGACAACTCTGGTGCAATAATCAGCGCGGGTGTCAAAATGAAGCAGAGATTTCCTGAGTACCAGTTTTTAATAATTGGCCATTCATTAGGAGCTGCATTCACTGTGATGTGTGGAGTAGAATTTCTGCTCTTGGGTTATGATCCATTAGTGGTAACGTTTGGCGGACCCCGCGTGGGCAATCAAGAATTTGTTGATTATGCAAATATGATTTTCGAAACTGAAAAGGTTGCAACCGACATCAACATGAACCATGATTTTAATTCGGGCTATATTAGAGTCGTTCACCGTCATGACATAATCCCATCATTGCCACCAATGTTTTCTCATGCAGGCTTTGAGTATTTTATCgataaaaaagatttgCCTCATAAAGAGTGCAATTTAAATCGGCGTGGAATGGAACAATCTCATTTATTTTGGAAAAGGTCCTCGGGTCCCAGTCTTCGTCCCGGCTCATTTTGGCCGGACAGATTGGGGAAGTACGAACATACACATTACTTTAGGAGAATCACCAGCTGCAGAAACTAATTTGCGGTGGAAATTTTTCCATTGTTGTGGTTTATAATAATGACAATTATTATGGTGGtgatgttattgttgttgtctgTTTGGTGGttgtttgtcttttgtttaataTCCATTCCCAACTATTATCATAATCTGTATCTTCTATTTGTTTACTTTTCGTTCCATTTATTAATCTATTCCGACTCCTTTGAAGCCAATTCTATCtcatactttttttttgggggttTTTCTAACTTATTTACATACTTTCAACATGTCTTCCTTATTGCAAACTTTGTACCTGCTCTTCTCTAGCTTTTTGCCTTCTTCTAGTTCGTATTGGTCCAATTTTTCCCAATTGTCCCACAAGactatttcttttgcaagCTTATCGGTTATATCTGAGTCCTTGGCTACATCGATGTACACACCATTAGTCATATCTTCCAAGATATTCTCAGCAGTGTCAAAGGAATCCATCATAGTGGTGGCAATTACACCTTTGGGTCCGTTCTTGATCCAGCCAGAAGTGTGCCAACCTTTTTTGTAAGTTGCATTTACctcattttccttttcggaaattttctttaaaattCTTCCACCTTTGTTATGcaatttgttcttttcaaaCCAGATTCCAAGCTCTTCAAACCCATCAATTGGTGTACCCTTGTACCCTATTGAAAGAATCACTAGCTGGTTCTCCACTTTGATACGGGTCTCAGTTGTTTCTATACGTCCAGGTAGAAGTGGGTCATCAATAGGCTTGTTTTTCCTGAATATTGTTTCAACCAAGTTGCCATTCTCATCATTGACAAACTCTACGGGACTAAGAAAATATTCCAAACTCCAAGTGCGcttttcaatctttgaaGCATCAAGTTTGTCATCTTTATCTGCACTCAGTTGTCCTCTACTATATTTCTCCAATAAAGATACCCTTCTCTTATCGACTCGTCCCAATTTCTTTGCAGCAACTTCTTGCAATAAATCGGTGTCAACAGGTATAAATTGGACACCTTTTAGCTCAAGAAGCTCTCGGATTTCTTTATTCGAAAATGCAGACTCCAAAATGCCTCTTCTGGCAACAATGCGTACATTTTTGAC
Encoded proteins:
- the ASK1 gene encoding DASH complex subunit ask1, with product MKRLSIAPGSVRRTSKILSEDQKAREILEQLDQDTTIVLQDIDRKLSRANAILNDLIKPTISEYMKESSKIKQSTGFWKKFFESSANVVLDTYEAPIVEVNANTDLINALEQKEAHDELKAIGETQELRNAHLKRVLDEETPTWSTEQDSSRKPTSSTPQKHTSTSTSSQQQHHHQNQNQRTRFNLDNDVPKLSDNVNLQHPSRLGSSWQSPRRKEDHAKGSPVRISTIRQSLDAYQRVSISPRKSRTPISGRSAVLQTILNSSPTFPEPPVLKSDLPSEPSRLTITSPHPSSDAGGGGGGGEPHLRKFPNTPKYTGTRSGSLHNTPILDAVTRDDEGENDLQPPQLGSSSQLHESGRGSGPSSGLSSGSNLLSSSSSDEPLPALNTIELSGSSNSNSISSSKARRSKRRSSEDVNRDSLKRRRTLDDDEDNVFLDREHSRSLLSPRVMRDEQQGADHHDNEHVNDLDDNADEDNNNNNNNSSSNTQNKSFSQVYTEEISKVRDVQGAGTSNTETNIVPVEDVTSENTLKSLKDITEGSTDELGPFKERWKYYASL
- the MDM35 gene encoding Mitochondrial distribution and morphology protein 35, which encodes MSVSFAPECTPAKKEYDDCFNKWYTEKFLKGKSIENECTEFWDNYIECININLAKQGIKPMLDKAREDQPFSHEEMQESLKESEKK
- the ARH1 gene encoding NADPH-adrenodoxin reductase (BUSCO:EOG09261UOJ), yielding MLIVGNGKRFLSRSCQLLSKPFKVAIVGTGPGGFYTAHHLLNKSGPEKDIHIDFFEKLPTPFGLSRYGVAPDHPEVKNCEEFLTDLMKDYRASTQNKRHRVRFIGNVEIGKDIKLGDLESHYNSIVLAYGSTASDNKLDIPGANSPQVIPARQFVNWYNGHPDCYNTKNKYQPPPLDKIKDVTIIGNGNVALDVARILLANPTTHWKHTDISTEAEKLLEKSTVKNVRIVARRGILESAFSNKEIRELLELKGVQFIPVDTDLLQEVAAKKLGRVDKRRVSLLEKYSRGQSSADKDDKLDASKIEKRTWSLEYFLSPVEFVNDENGNLVETIFRKNKPIDDPLLPGRIETTETRIKVENQLVILSIGYKGTPIDGFEELGIWFEKNKLHNKGGRILKKISEKENEVNATYKKGWHTSGWIKNGPKGVIATTMMDSFDTAENILEDMTNGVYIDVAKDSDITDKLAKEIVLWDNWEKLDQYELEEGKKLEKSRYKVCNKEDMLKVCK